In one window of Thalassotalea agarivorans DNA:
- a CDS encoding DUF885 domain-containing protein, translated as MKTKLLNLTFLSTFIVACSSGPQQIEEDVVQSQSSEDLASIIEDHWQHQLDTNPSLAASFGDEDAASELPDLSPDFLEEKFDDEQALLERVKALDTATLTSEEKINAQILTYQLQNSVDNYTYLTHQMPLTAESGFHASIAYIARKPRKSIEDYEDYLAQLDALPEYFDQQMFWMRQGLAIGNTQPQVVLNGFEDSISAFIVNVEDSVYYQPFKNIPDSISPQQKHVLVQQGKQAVKRNVLPSYRAFYTFMTEEYMPGARKTIAASELPNGASFYQNRVNYFTTLDISADEVHEIGVSEVARIREEMAKIIEQVGFDGSFEEFLTFLRTDERFYPKTAEELLKEAAYISKKADAMLPKYFGKLPRTPYGIKPVPAEIAPKYTTGRYAGASSDTEAGYYWVNTYALDKRPLYEMEALTLHEAVPGHHLQISLNRELTSLPNFRRYSYISAFGEGWGLYAEFLGKEAGFYKDPYSDFGRLTYEMWRAARLVVDTGMHSKGWTRQQALDFMAGNTALSMHNVTTEIDRYISWPGQALSYKIGELTIRRLRTKAETELGDKFDIRAFHDAVLVNGSVPLSVLEQQIDTFIEQNK; from the coding sequence ATGAAGACTAAACTACTCAACCTTACTTTTTTGTCTACCTTTATTGTGGCTTGTTCAAGTGGCCCGCAACAGATAGAGGAAGATGTTGTTCAATCACAGAGCAGTGAAGATCTAGCAAGTATTATTGAAGATCATTGGCAGCACCAACTAGATACAAACCCTAGTTTGGCCGCCAGTTTTGGCGATGAAGATGCTGCATCCGAGCTGCCGGATTTGTCTCCTGACTTTTTAGAAGAAAAGTTTGACGATGAGCAAGCGTTACTTGAACGCGTTAAAGCGCTCGATACAGCGACGTTAACGAGTGAAGAGAAAATCAATGCGCAAATACTGACGTATCAATTACAAAATAGCGTTGATAATTACACCTATCTAACCCACCAAATGCCTTTAACGGCGGAAAGTGGCTTTCATGCCAGTATTGCATACATAGCACGTAAACCGCGTAAATCGATAGAGGATTATGAAGATTACTTGGCTCAGTTAGATGCATTGCCAGAGTATTTCGACCAGCAAATGTTTTGGATGCGACAAGGACTTGCGATAGGTAATACGCAACCGCAGGTCGTATTAAATGGTTTTGAAGATTCTATCAGCGCATTCATTGTTAATGTTGAAGATAGTGTTTATTACCAACCGTTTAAGAATATACCTGACAGTATTTCGCCTCAGCAAAAGCATGTATTAGTGCAACAAGGCAAACAAGCGGTTAAACGCAATGTGTTACCTAGTTACCGTGCGTTTTATACCTTTATGACCGAAGAGTACATGCCGGGCGCTCGCAAAACTATTGCCGCTAGCGAGTTACCTAATGGCGCATCGTTTTATCAAAATCGTGTAAATTACTTCACAACGTTAGATATTTCTGCCGATGAAGTACATGAGATTGGGGTAAGCGAAGTCGCTCGTATTCGTGAAGAAATGGCGAAAATCATTGAGCAAGTTGGCTTTGACGGAAGCTTTGAAGAATTCCTAACGTTTTTAAGAACGGACGAAAGGTTCTATCCAAAAACAGCTGAAGAGTTGTTAAAGGAAGCTGCTTACATATCTAAAAAAGCGGATGCCATGTTACCTAAGTATTTTGGCAAGTTACCACGTACACCATACGGTATTAAGCCTGTGCCTGCGGAAATAGCGCCGAAATATACGACCGGCAGATATGCTGGCGCAAGTTCAGATACTGAAGCCGGTTATTATTGGGTTAATACTTACGCATTAGACAAGCGTCCGTTATATGAAATGGAGGCGTTGACATTGCATGAAGCGGTGCCGGGGCACCATCTACAGATTTCATTAAATCGTGAGTTAACTTCGTTGCCTAACTTTAGACGTTACAGCTACATATCTGCCTTTGGTGAAGGTTGGGGCTTATACGCAGAATTCTTGGGTAAAGAAGCCGGTTTTTATAAAGACCCATATAGCGACTTTGGCCGTTTAACGTATGAAATGTGGCGAGCAGCGCGATTAGTTGTAGACACTGGCATGCACTCGAAAGGGTGGACACGTCAACAGGCGCTTGATTTTATGGCGGGTAATACAGCGTTGTCTATGCACAATGTAACCACTGAAATCGATCGCTATATCTCTTGGCCTGGACAAGCGTTGTCTTACAAAATTGGTGAACTTACTATTCGCCGTTTAAGGACTAAAGCTGAAACCGAACTGGGTGATAAATTTGATATCAGAGCGTTTCATGACGCGGTATTAGTAAACGGTTCTGTGCCCTTATCCGTGCTCGAACAGCAAATCGATACCTTTATCGAACAAAACAAATAA
- the msrA gene encoding peptide-methionine (S)-S-oxide reductase MsrA produces the protein MAKATLAGGCFWCIEAAFNSVKGVNSAVSGYMGGHVENPTYQAVCAGTTGHAEVVVLDYDENELSYREILEIFFSLHNPTQLNRQGNDVGTQYRSAIFFHDQAQQQAAKEIITEIEQEKIWPDPVVTEVTEATTFYSGEAYHQEYFNNNPENQYCQMVVSPKLAKFKQTFANKLK, from the coding sequence ATGGCAAAAGCAACATTGGCTGGTGGCTGTTTCTGGTGCATAGAGGCGGCGTTTAATAGTGTAAAAGGCGTTAATAGTGCAGTTTCTGGTTATATGGGCGGACACGTTGAAAATCCGACATATCAGGCTGTATGTGCTGGAACAACGGGTCATGCAGAAGTTGTCGTACTTGACTATGATGAAAATGAACTGAGTTACCGCGAGATCCTAGAAATTTTCTTTTCATTGCATAATCCAACCCAGCTTAACCGTCAGGGTAATGATGTTGGCACACAATATAGAAGCGCTATCTTTTTTCATGACCAAGCACAGCAACAAGCTGCAAAAGAAATTATCACTGAAATTGAACAAGAAAAAATTTGGCCTGATCCAGTGGTGACTGAAGTAACAGAAGCAACTACGTTTTATAGCGGCGAAGCTTATCATCAAGAGTACTTCAACAATAACCCTGAAAATCAATACTGCCAAATGGTGGTTTCTCCAAAACTTGCCAAGTTTAAACAAACCTTCGCAAACAAACTTAAATAA
- a CDS encoding DUF3083 family protein, whose protein sequence is MSIIRKRSAAHKTYVPENARDNQYLLAEFPLSPQLLADLNKPIAQVDSYNSASKASPYYYVYHNLCEIFFSLAKEMSITNGLLIANDKLARVRFSNEMHQWQTNQQILFYYNPMQHSVSKAFCDPDKQAKKITLLFLASGEDLRLNAAKFHQKIATFLNTFANKIALPAKQIRFRDHQHLTFDLFAKEKYQSESIAHKLRPIAIRYGSQGTVLPAEVTSLTYVVVNFELSPSVINTVQVDKQSSDPFNPLYTFLTDKFSESAKKYNLNNGALIANGLVPIVRWSLHEISANMGELQMLGYNPNKGSCGLISKWNPKELVENFQLVFVATSDNESKYGYGSFVNQIRAALNLFCEKLDLDPKADEVIVRIHQHIAYDT, encoded by the coding sequence ATGTCTATTATTCGAAAGCGCAGTGCCGCGCATAAAACTTATGTACCAGAGAATGCGCGCGATAACCAATATTTGTTAGCGGAGTTTCCATTATCGCCACAACTATTGGCTGATTTGAACAAGCCCATAGCTCAAGTTGACAGTTACAACAGCGCAAGCAAAGCTTCTCCTTATTATTATGTGTACCATAATCTCTGTGAGATTTTCTTCTCCCTAGCAAAAGAGATGTCCATAACCAATGGACTGCTGATCGCAAATGATAAACTTGCTCGGGTGCGTTTTAGCAATGAAATGCACCAATGGCAGACTAATCAACAAATATTGTTTTACTACAATCCGATGCAGCACAGTGTTTCAAAGGCTTTTTGCGACCCTGATAAACAAGCTAAAAAAATTACCTTATTGTTTCTTGCATCAGGTGAAGATTTGCGACTAAATGCCGCCAAGTTTCACCAAAAGATCGCCACATTTTTAAATACTTTTGCTAATAAAATCGCCTTACCAGCAAAGCAAATTCGATTCAGAGACCACCAACATCTAACCTTCGATTTGTTTGCAAAAGAAAAGTATCAGAGTGAATCTATCGCACACAAACTTCGGCCTATAGCTATTCGCTACGGTTCACAAGGAACTGTGCTTCCAGCAGAGGTAACTTCGTTAACTTACGTTGTAGTTAATTTCGAACTGTCCCCGTCAGTGATAAACACAGTACAAGTAGATAAACAATCTAGCGACCCTTTTAACCCGCTATACACATTTTTGACCGATAAATTTAGTGAATCAGCTAAGAAATACAATCTCAACAATGGTGCACTAATAGCCAATGGCCTGGTACCTATTGTTCGTTGGTCGCTTCATGAAATATCAGCAAATATGGGCGAACTGCAAATGCTCGGATACAACCCAAATAAAGGCTCCTGCGGATTAATCAGCAAATGGAACCCTAAAGAGTTAGTAGAAAACTTTCAGCTAGTGTTTGTAGCGACCAGTGATAACGAGAGTAAATATGGCTACGGCAGCTTTGTTAATCAGATCCGTGCTGCCCTTAATCTATTTTGTGAAAAGTTAGACCTAGATCCAAAAGCAGACGAAGTCATAGTGCGTATCCACCAACACATCGCCTACGACACCTAA
- a CDS encoding DUF3820 family protein, whose protein sequence is MIDDKAALVAAINQTMPFGKYAGRKLLTLPEPYLVWFHSNGFPPGKLGEQLALIYEVKLNGLEGMLRPLLK, encoded by the coding sequence ATGATTGACGATAAAGCGGCGCTTGTAGCAGCGATTAACCAAACTATGCCGTTTGGCAAATATGCCGGTAGAAAGTTACTGACCTTACCTGAACCCTACTTAGTGTGGTTTCACAGTAATGGTTTTCCACCAGGTAAATTGGGTGAACAACTAGCGCTAATTTATGAAGTAAAATTAAATGGCTTAGAGGGAATGCTTAGGCCGCTGTTAAAATAA
- the rmf gene encoding ribosome modulation factor, producing MRRQKRDRLERAHHNGYQAGLMGRSKEMCPYNNANAKSEWLGGWREAMTDRSMGLFK from the coding sequence ATGAGAAGACAAAAACGAGATCGTTTAGAACGCGCACATCACAATGGGTATCAAGCTGGACTCATGGGGCGCTCAAAGGAAATGTGCCCTTATAACAATGCAAACGCGAAATCTGAATGGCTCGGGGGCTGGCGAGAGGCCATGACGGACCGAAGTATGGGGTTGTTTAAGTAA
- a CDS encoding HesA/MoeB/ThiF family protein, giving the protein MMVSKIGEQGQLKLQQASVLIVGMGGLGNPMVAYLGSAGLGKLVLVDGDDIDYTNLQRQVLFTEQDVGANKAETLQQFMQNQNSAVDIEVVDEMLDEELAEYYIPQVDVVIDCTDNIETRYLLNRLCVSHKVPLIVGAATGFDGQHMVVNSNEQDNACYECLFPSSQKAPIVNCQTVGIVGPVLSIIAGMQALHTIKLITGLPVKYNTLFAFDGMDMQWQQFTIGKQESCPICNQ; this is encoded by the coding sequence ATGATGGTAAGCAAAATAGGCGAACAAGGTCAGCTAAAGTTACAACAAGCAAGCGTACTTATTGTTGGTATGGGCGGCCTAGGTAACCCAATGGTTGCCTACCTAGGAAGTGCTGGCCTTGGTAAGCTTGTTTTAGTGGATGGTGACGATATAGATTATACCAACTTGCAACGACAAGTACTTTTTACCGAACAAGATGTCGGCGCTAATAAAGCTGAAACACTGCAACAATTCATGCAAAACCAAAATAGTGCAGTTGATATTGAAGTAGTGGATGAAATGTTGGATGAGGAACTGGCAGAGTATTATATTCCACAGGTAGATGTTGTCATTGATTGCACAGACAATATTGAAACTCGTTATCTACTTAACAGATTGTGCGTTAGCCATAAAGTACCACTAATCGTTGGCGCGGCGACAGGGTTTGATGGGCAACACATGGTGGTTAATAGTAACGAGCAAGACAACGCTTGCTATGAATGTCTTTTTCCTAGCAGCCAAAAAGCACCGATTGTAAATTGCCAAACGGTAGGGATAGTCGGCCCAGTTTTATCGATCATCGCCGGTATGCAGGCACTACATACAATCAAACTAATCACCGGATTACCGGTAAAATATAACACCCTATTTGCATTTGATGGAATGGATATGCAGTGGCAACAATTTACCATTGGTAAGCAAGAAAGTTGCCCTATTTGCAACCAATAA
- a CDS encoding molybdenum ABC transporter ATP-binding protein, translated as MLDVNLSVEKRAFKLSVRYSFQPGITGIWGESGAGKSTLLNAIAGFETLLQSELMLNQQSIVHLPPERRQVGYVFQQPRLFPHLSVKQNISYGYGIKQTAKKPLQYWIDATGCTALLNKPIAKLSGGEKQRVALARALATEPSILLLDEPFSALDENNKRALLALVKKIANEQNIIILFVSHQLSEIQAIADNLVVIEQGNAVLDGPIHEAIHRLRDQHTLLSSFSATVKNHMNEQGISELALPDGTPIYSALLPEGIVQNDTIRCMIYAEDLSINLIKNDATSIVNQVPATIKDLVHHQNYVCVTLMLAEQTFYVKITPYSYQQLELEYNQNVWIQCKASAIKTYAI; from the coding sequence ATGCTTGATGTCAATTTAAGCGTTGAAAAACGCGCCTTTAAACTTTCAGTACGCTATTCGTTTCAACCGGGAATCACCGGAATTTGGGGAGAATCTGGGGCGGGAAAGTCTACACTTTTAAACGCAATAGCGGGATTTGAAACACTTTTGCAAAGTGAACTGATGTTAAATCAACAATCAATCGTGCATCTCCCCCCTGAAAGACGTCAAGTTGGCTATGTATTTCAGCAACCAAGGTTGTTTCCTCATTTATCGGTTAAGCAAAATATCAGCTATGGTTATGGCATCAAACAAACTGCCAAAAAGCCTTTGCAATATTGGATAGATGCAACGGGATGCACTGCGCTTTTAAATAAACCTATTGCCAAACTGTCAGGTGGTGAAAAACAGCGTGTAGCGCTGGCTCGTGCCCTTGCTACAGAGCCTAGTATATTACTGCTAGACGAACCCTTCTCTGCACTTGATGAGAACAACAAACGCGCTCTACTCGCTTTAGTAAAAAAAATCGCTAACGAGCAAAACATCATCATATTGTTTGTTAGCCACCAGCTCAGCGAAATTCAAGCTATCGCTGATAATTTAGTTGTGATTGAGCAAGGTAACGCAGTGCTAGATGGTCCTATACATGAAGCAATCCATCGTTTGCGCGACCAACATACACTATTGAGTAGCTTTTCGGCGACAGTCAAAAATCATATGAATGAACAAGGGATCAGTGAGTTAGCGCTGCCTGATGGCACACCTATCTATAGCGCACTCCTGCCTGAAGGTATTGTTCAAAATGATACGATTCGATGTATGATTTATGCCGAAGATTTAAGTATTAACTTGATCAAGAACGACGCCACATCAATCGTCAACCAAGTGCCTGCGACTATCAAAGATCTAGTTCATCATCAAAACTATGTATGTGTCACGTTAATGCTGGCAGAACAAACATTTTACGTAAAAATTACACCATACTCTTATCAACAACTAGAGCTTGAATATAATCAAAATGTTTGGATTCAATGTAAAGCAAGCGCAATTAAAACCTATGCAATATAG
- the modB gene encoding molybdate ABC transporter permease subunit, with the protein MSADILALTTTLKMAFISTIILLCIGIPLAWWLANLKHKSKVVLEAFIALPLVLPPTVLGFYLLVAFAPDKLPGQLWQQATGQQLAFSFSAIVIGSIFYSLPFMVQPIQRAFEQLGDEYTQTAASLGAGPFKRFYSIVLPLTKHSIVSAACLAFAHTLGEFGVVLMIGGNIPGETRVLSIALFDHVEAFDYQQAHYLAGALIVGSVLFLSLIYWLSRKQSSLLPETRDA; encoded by the coding sequence ATGAGTGCCGATATCCTTGCACTTACCACAACACTAAAAATGGCGTTTATTAGCACCATTATCCTGTTGTGCATCGGTATACCTTTGGCGTGGTGGTTGGCAAATTTAAAACACAAAAGCAAAGTGGTGCTTGAAGCGTTTATTGCCCTCCCCCTAGTGCTACCGCCGACCGTATTAGGATTCTATTTGTTAGTCGCATTTGCCCCAGATAAATTGCCCGGCCAGCTGTGGCAACAAGCAACCGGACAACAATTGGCGTTTAGTTTTTCGGCCATTGTTATTGGCTCTATTTTCTATTCATTACCGTTTATGGTGCAGCCGATACAACGCGCCTTTGAACAATTAGGTGATGAATATACGCAAACTGCAGCAAGCCTAGGAGCAGGCCCTTTTAAACGGTTTTATTCTATTGTGCTCCCATTGACCAAGCATAGTATTGTATCCGCCGCTTGCTTGGCTTTTGCGCATACTCTTGGCGAGTTTGGGGTAGTGCTAATGATAGGTGGTAACATTCCTGGAGAAACGAGAGTTTTGTCGATAGCGCTCTTCGATCATGTTGAAGCCTTTGATTATCAACAGGCCCACTATTTGGCAGGAGCACTTATCGTTGGAAGTGTTTTGTTTCTCTCGTTAATCTATTGGTTAAGTAGAAAGCAGTCTTCATTGCTACCGGAGACTCGTGATGCTTGA
- the modA gene encoding molybdate ABC transporter substrate-binding protein: protein MLRRGLNFILLCSYLLIADFAHSQQLRVAVATNFAPTLKAIVPAFEEKYEVNVDVISAASGVLFQQATFGAPFDVFVSADSLRPAKLSQQGLAHYVNTYAYGKLVLFSNNPKVTSIEDLDKVKGKIAIANPKTAPYGIAAKEALQHSKVWQKIQPQLVTANNVAQAHSQFLTGNVEAALVSESFVVGSAQVHRVDIASYNRIVQSVCILSNTKDQAIAKAFVTYLLSSEVQNVIEKHGYDKAQGGKS from the coding sequence TTGCTACGACGTGGACTAAATTTTATCTTGCTTTGTAGCTATTTATTAATAGCTGATTTTGCCCATTCACAGCAGCTACGTGTTGCCGTTGCAACTAACTTTGCCCCCACACTAAAAGCAATAGTCCCTGCATTTGAAGAAAAATACGAGGTAAACGTTGATGTTATTTCAGCAGCGTCGGGCGTATTGTTTCAACAAGCCACTTTTGGCGCACCGTTTGATGTTTTTGTCAGTGCTGATAGCTTGCGCCCTGCAAAGCTATCACAACAAGGGCTAGCGCATTATGTTAATACCTATGCCTATGGCAAGCTCGTATTGTTCAGTAACAACCCTAAGGTCACATCGATAGAAGACCTAGATAAAGTTAAGGGTAAAATAGCTATTGCTAACCCTAAGACAGCACCCTATGGCATTGCGGCTAAAGAAGCCCTTCAACACAGCAAAGTGTGGCAAAAAATACAGCCTCAATTAGTTACAGCAAACAATGTTGCACAAGCGCACAGTCAGTTTCTCACCGGCAATGTAGAGGCTGCGCTAGTAAGCGAAAGTTTTGTCGTTGGGAGCGCTCAAGTACACCGCGTTGATATCGCTAGCTACAACCGCATTGTTCAATCTGTTTGTATCCTTAGCAACACAAAAGACCAAGCAATAGCAAAAGCGTTTGTCACGTATTTGTTAAGTAGTGAAGTTCAAAATGTGATCGAAAAGCATGGCTACGACAAAGCGCAGGGAGGTAAGTCATGA
- the moaE gene encoding molybdopterin synthase catalytic subunit MoaE, giving the protein MEIAIQHNDFSVADEIAKLEQDNVDDGATVTFTGRVRAQNNQQNVTGLFLEHYPEMTEKMLTDIIKQARSKWQISKVRVIHRVGHLSLGDNIVFVGVTSRHRTDAFASAEFIMDFLKVKAPFWKKETTEQGEKWLDAKASDHQKASNWE; this is encoded by the coding sequence ATGGAAATAGCAATCCAGCACAATGATTTTAGCGTTGCAGATGAAATCGCCAAGCTTGAACAGGATAACGTCGACGATGGCGCTACTGTAACCTTTACCGGTCGTGTGCGCGCGCAAAATAATCAGCAAAATGTCACAGGCTTATTTCTTGAACATTACCCTGAAATGACAGAAAAAATGCTTACCGACATCATCAAGCAAGCAAGAAGCAAGTGGCAAATATCGAAAGTTCGCGTTATCCATCGCGTGGGTCATTTGTCTTTGGGCGACAATATTGTGTTCGTCGGCGTCACAAGTCGACACAGAACAGATGCCTTTGCCAGTGCTGAATTTATTATGGACTTTCTCAAGGTCAAAGCCCCTTTTTGGAAAAAAGAAACGACTGAACAGGGCGAAAAATGGTTAGACGCCAAGGCTTCAGATCATCAAAAAGCGAGTAATTGGGAGTAA
- a CDS encoding MoaD/ThiS family protein produces the protein MMVTIRFFAALKEQLDCSSLTIDKTDISDIAALKAHLVDVNPHWKEALLNNALLASVNHQMVNEQCAIKQGDEVAFFPPVTGG, from the coding sequence ATGATGGTCACGATTCGATTTTTTGCAGCCTTAAAAGAACAATTAGATTGTTCTAGCTTAACAATAGACAAAACTGATATTTCTGATATCGCTGCGTTAAAAGCCCACCTTGTTGATGTAAACCCCCATTGGAAAGAAGCATTGCTCAACAATGCGTTACTAGCATCTGTAAACCATCAAATGGTTAACGAGCAATGTGCGATTAAACAAGGTGATGAGGTTGCCTTCTTCCCTCCTGTGACGGGCGGCTAA
- the moaC gene encoding cyclic pyranopterin monophosphate synthase MoaC, which produces MTQSFTHLNEKGEANMVDVTEKAVTQRIATAEGFVHMESATLAMIAQGEHKKGDVISVARIAGIQAAKKCSDLIPLCHPLMLTKVTIEFELDTAQQKVRVLATCKLAGQTGVEMEALTAVSVACLTLFDMCKAVDKSMTIEGIKVLNKSGGKSGDWQR; this is translated from the coding sequence ATGACGCAGTCTTTTACCCATCTTAATGAAAAAGGCGAAGCCAATATGGTGGATGTTACCGAGAAGGCGGTAACACAGCGCATTGCAACAGCAGAAGGTTTCGTCCATATGGAAAGTGCTACCTTGGCAATGATTGCCCAAGGTGAGCACAAGAAAGGCGATGTTATTTCGGTTGCCCGTATTGCCGGCATACAAGCGGCTAAAAAATGCAGTGATTTAATTCCATTATGTCATCCACTGATGCTGACGAAAGTAACGATCGAGTTTGAACTGGATACAGCACAGCAAAAAGTCCGTGTGCTCGCAACATGCAAATTAGCCGGACAAACGGGTGTAGAGATGGAGGCTCTTACTGCGGTATCCGTTGCATGCCTAACGCTTTTTGATATGTGTAAAGCCGTCGACAAGTCGATGACAATCGAGGGAATTAAAGTATTAAATAAGTCTGGCGGCAAAAGCGGTGATTGGCAGCGTTAA
- the moaB gene encoding molybdenum cofactor biosynthesis protein B: MSVKSNVAFMPLNIAVLTVSDTRDESNDTSGQALVERLAAAGHQLAEKRIVKDDVYQLRAVVSAWIADENIDAIVSTGGTGFTARDNTPEAIQVLFDKNIEGFGELFRAISYNEIGTSTVQSRAFAGMANNTVIFCVPGSTNACKTAWDKIIEEQLNASHRPCNFVPHLKTTTLCQSRG, translated from the coding sequence ATGTCAGTTAAATCTAATGTGGCATTCATGCCACTCAATATCGCCGTATTAACTGTGTCCGATACACGTGATGAATCTAACGACACGTCAGGACAAGCTCTAGTAGAAAGATTGGCAGCAGCTGGCCATCAATTGGCGGAAAAGCGCATCGTAAAAGACGATGTATATCAATTGCGTGCCGTTGTATCAGCTTGGATAGCAGATGAAAATATTGATGCAATCGTGTCAACCGGCGGCACAGGATTCACCGCTCGCGATAACACTCCAGAGGCAATTCAAGTGTTGTTTGACAAAAATATAGAAGGATTTGGGGAACTGTTTCGCGCAATTAGCTATAACGAGATAGGCACATCAACGGTGCAATCTCGCGCTTTTGCAGGTATGGCAAATAATACAGTGATCTTCTGTGTACCAGGCTCCACCAACGCTTGTAAAACAGCATGGGATAAAATCATTGAAGAGCAACTAAATGCCAGCCATCGCCCATGTAACTTCGTGCCTCACTTGAAAACAACAACGCTTTGCCAAAGCCGAGGTTAG
- the mobA gene encoding molybdenum cofactor guanylyltransferase yields MMVNIERSNVLGVILAGGKSSRMGTDKAQLSFAGNSMLTHTKQLLSQANVQNIVVSGKDYQCPDIIENAGPLGGIHSVIKAYRPSAILVLPIDMPLMQPKLLEQLINTGQLTQQAVHFQQYEFPLYMPINAFSEQFFNQAFSQFSGKGPSIKSLLAAIPSKQLSVKHHQAFINTNTPEHWQKALHLQAQNSKESYVS; encoded by the coding sequence ATGATGGTAAATATTGAGCGTTCTAATGTACTCGGCGTCATACTTGCGGGTGGCAAATCAAGCAGAATGGGCACTGATAAAGCACAGTTATCCTTTGCAGGTAATTCGATGCTTACCCATACCAAACAGCTTTTAAGCCAAGCAAATGTGCAGAACATTGTTGTAAGTGGCAAGGACTATCAATGTCCAGATATTATTGAAAATGCAGGACCACTCGGGGGCATCCATAGCGTCATCAAAGCCTATCGCCCAAGCGCTATCCTTGTATTGCCCATAGACATGCCGTTGATGCAACCAAAGTTACTTGAGCAGCTAATAAATACCGGGCAACTCACTCAACAAGCCGTTCATTTTCAACAATATGAATTCCCTTTGTATATGCCGATTAACGCTTTTAGTGAGCAATTCTTTAACCAAGCGTTCAGTCAATTTTCAGGTAAAGGGCCGTCTATCAAATCGTTGTTAGCTGCAATACCTAGCAAGCAATTATCGGTTAAACATCATCAGGCTTTTATTAATACTAATACGCCAGAGCACTGGCAAAAAGCGCTGCATTTGCAAGCGCAAAATAGCAAGGAATCATATGTCAGTTAA
- the moaA gene encoding GTP 3',8-cyclase MoaA has translation MLTDNFGRRFYYLRLSITDVCNFRCNYCLPDGYQCDNDRDFLSLEEIIRVVRAFAKLGTEKIRITGGEPSLRKDLPEIIAACKAVPGIKQVAITTNGYKLPQMLPSWVDAGLDALNVSIDSLDPKQFHRITGHDKLATILEGLAMAQQYPKLKVKVNAVLMRHFTSGAMNQYLQWLKHTPVTLRLIELMQTGDNVRFFEEQHVGGEQIKQSLLSDGWLPEIRSKTAGPAQEFFHSDFQGKIGLIMPYSKDFCASCNRLRISALGKLHLCLFAEQGLDLRQYLQSDDTQPLTEAIAALMTDKKATHFLHDKLTGATKHLAMLGG, from the coding sequence ATGCTAACAGATAATTTTGGCCGTAGGTTTTATTATCTACGCCTATCAATAACCGACGTATGCAACTTTCGTTGTAACTATTGCTTGCCCGATGGCTATCAATGTGACAACGATCGTGACTTTTTGTCGCTTGAAGAAATCATCCGCGTTGTGCGCGCATTCGCCAAGCTAGGTACGGAAAAAATTCGTATCACAGGTGGTGAACCCTCATTACGTAAAGACCTACCGGAAATTATTGCCGCGTGCAAGGCCGTGCCAGGTATCAAACAAGTTGCTATAACCACCAATGGATACAAATTACCGCAAATGCTGCCTAGCTGGGTAGATGCAGGACTTGATGCACTTAACGTAAGCATCGACAGCTTAGATCCCAAACAATTCCATCGTATAACCGGCCATGACAAACTAGCGACTATTCTCGAAGGTTTGGCGATGGCGCAGCAATATCCAAAACTCAAAGTAAAAGTTAACGCGGTATTAATGCGCCACTTTACCTCGGGTGCAATGAATCAATATCTGCAGTGGCTAAAACACACCCCGGTGACATTGCGATTAATTGAATTAATGCAAACAGGCGATAACGTGAGATTTTTCGAAGAGCAACATGTTGGCGGAGAACAAATCAAACAATCGTTATTAAGCGATGGTTGGTTGCCTGAAATTCGTAGTAAAACCGCTGGACCTGCTCAAGAGTTTTTCCATAGTGATTTTCAAGGAAAGATAGGCCTAATTATGCCTTACAGCAAGGATTTCTGCGCCAGCTGTAACAGACTAAGAATAAGTGCATTGGGTAAGTTGCACTTATGCTTGTTTGCAGAGCAAGGGCTCGATTTAAGGCAATATCTGCAATCTGATGATACTCAACCACTAACAGAAGCAATCGCCGCTTTAATGACCGATAAAAAAGCCACACATTTTCTGCACGATAAGTTAACCGGTGCCACTAAACACCTGGCGATGTTAGGTGGGTAA